A part of Lycium ferocissimum isolate CSIRO_LF1 unplaced genomic scaffold, AGI_CSIRO_Lferr_CH_V1 ctg1950, whole genome shotgun sequence genomic DNA contains:
- the LOC132042975 gene encoding uncharacterized protein LOC132042975, with protein sequence MYQNQEYPFPCLCCHPQSYIRMVQNLIERCLVLGMNRDQCVKALAIHARIRPLVTLTVWRELLKENTGFFQAYFSNISCRGLKQA encoded by the exons atgtatcaaaACCAGGAGTACCCTTTTCCATGTTTGTGTTGCCACCCTCAAAGTTACATTAGAATG GTACAAAATCTGATAGAGAGGTGTTTGGTTCTTGGCATGAATAGAGATCAATGTGTTAAGGCGCTAGCTATACATGCCAGAATCCGCCCACTCGTAACATTAACAG TGTGGAGAGAGCTTTTGAAGGAGAACACGGGCTTCTTTCAAGCTTATTTCAGCAATATATCTTGTCGAGGACTTAA GCAGGCGTAA
- the LOC132042974 gene encoding axial regulator YABBY 4 has translation MSALNHLFELQDTICYVQCGYCTTILLVSVPCSSLCNKIVTVRCGHCTSLLSVNLMKASLLPLHLFASFNQIEPKPEVDKEEFDDANKKSADTESPVMGSSDEDLEDIPVYQVVNKPPEKRQRAPSAYNCFIKEEIKRLKTLYPNMTHKQAFSTAAKNWAHFPPSQHSGDTESCSLGDRKMAKVSAARNSQVPRDSNGFLERKASNTMSEEI, from the exons atgtCAGCATTGAACCATCTGTTTGAATTGCAAGACACAATCTGCTATGTGCAATGTGGCTACTGCACTACAATATTACTT GTAAGTGTCCCATGCAGCAGCTTGTGCAATAAGATAGTAACAGTGAGATGTGGGCATTGCACTAGCCTCCTTTCTGTCAACTTGATGAAAGCTTCTCTTCtccctcttcatctttttgcTTCCTTTAACCAAATCGAG CCAAAGCCAGAAGTTGACAAGGAGGAATTTGATGATGCTAATAAGAAGAGTGCAGATACAGAAAGCCCAGTTATGGGCTCATCGGATGAAGATTTGGAGGATATTCCAGTTTATCAAGTCGTCAATAAAC CTCCAGAGAAGAGACAACGAGCTCCATCGGCTTATAACTGTTTTATCAA AGAAGAGATCAAGAGGCTGAAGACCCTATACCCCAACATGACTCACAAGCAAGCTTTCAGTACTGCAGCAAAAAAT TGGGCCCACTTTCCCCCAAGTCAACATAGTGGAGATACAGAAAGCTGTAGCCTGGGCGACAGAAAAATGGCAAAG gtttCTGCTGCAAGAAACTCTCAGGTCCCAAGAGATAGCAATGGTTTTCTTGAAAGAAAGGCTTCGAATACGATGAGTGAAGAGATCTAA